ATATTATAGTATCGGTCATGACGGATATATTAAATCTATAAATGTTGCAGAGATTAATGTCCATTATCTTATAACTAATTATGCTACAGTTATTGTTAAAATGAATAGTAAAAATAAAATTTATGCTTATGATTTTGCAAATGGAGCACCAAAAAAGCTTTTAAAAAAGGGAGAGAAGGTTCTGGTTGATCGTGAATCAAGTACATTTGATCTGATGGGAGATGACAATGGTAATTTGACTTATTCTACAGCAAATTATCGAATAAAGGGTACAGATGGCTTCTTTATTGACGATGTTAACCTGGATAATAGACCTAGACAGCATCTTTTGCTTTATAGTGTTTATCCGCATGTATTTTTTATAAATAATTCGTATGTTTATAATAAAAACGGAAAAGCCCAAAAACCTACGAACATTCAAAACTTAAATGCTTATCGTTTTGATAAAGGAAGCTCAGTTGAAGTGACAAAGTTGGTTAATATTTGGTTTCCAGATGAAAATAAATATGAGCTTTGTTACGAGTTAGCTCCTCAAGGAGATGCAGGGGGCTACGATTATATTAAAGCTTCAGATGTTAAGTATGGTTATGGACCTCAGATAACTAATGTAAGTCCATTGGAATAAAAAATATCCGTTAGAGTGAATTCTGCGGGATATTTTTTGTTATAACTGAAACTTGAAAGCTAGAAATCACCTCAAAAGAGCGTGATTTCTAGCTTTTTTGCCTAAAAAATAAAAACGCAAGCCCTCTCTGCGTTATACTTTAAATAACCAAAACTAAAGTTACAGGAGTTCTTACGTTATGAACAGTATACCGCAATTCAATCAAGAAAAGGACACTTCTTCCTTAATTTCATCTTTTACAAAATTAATTGGTCTAGCTGACTTAAGTAAACAGGTTAATTTTAAACGTCATTCTTTAGTTAGCCTGCTCATGGTAGTCAAATGGTTAATCCAATCACGTTTTGCCCGTAAATCACTGTATCGTTTTGACCAACCAGCTGAATTTACCTCTAAGACTGGCAGAAATATCCTTAATGATGGCCGCATCAATTGGCAAAAACTGCTTTGCTTAGCTGCTGCCAAACTAATTAAGGTACTTAAACCGGTAATCGACAAGCGTAGAAGACTAGCTTTGATTGTAGATGATACTTTGCTAGCACGTTCCTATTCTAAGAAAGCGGAATTACTTGCCAAAGTTTACGATCATAATGAGCATAAATATGTTAATGGTTATCGTGGCTTGACCGTTGGTTGGAGTGACGGCAATACTTTTTTGCCAGTTAATTTTGCTTTGATGTCCACCAAGAGAAAACAAAATCTGCTTGGCAGTAAAGCCACTACAACCGATAATCGTTCTATTGCAGGCAGAAGAAGAACCCAAGCCCAAAGGCAAATGAATGATGTCACGGTTGAATTGCTTAAGCAAGCTATCAATGAAGGTGTACCAGCAGACTATGTACTGTTTGACAGCTGGTTTGCCTCGCCCAAAATGTTCTGGCAGTTAAAGCAGTTAGGATTAGACAGTGTCTCGATGCTTAAGTTGAGCAAGAAGGTATACTACTGCTATCGTGGTCGCCTTTATGATGTAAAAAGTTTGTATGAACGCTTAGCTGGCTCAAAGCTGAAAGCCAAAGATGACTATCTTTATAGTTGTGTAGTCGAGGCAGAGTATCAAGGACATAGTTTTCCTATCAGATTAGTATATGTTACTAAACGTGGTAATAAGGGAAAGTACTTGGTCTTGGCTACCACCAGATATCAGCTGCAACCTAAAGAAGTCATTCAGCTTTATGGTCGTAGATGGCAGATAGAAACCTACTTTAAAGCAGCTAAGCAATACCTAGCTTTAGATAAATCACAAATTCAAAGTTACGATGGTCAGTGCGGATATTTTGCAATTACCGCCTTAACTTATGACTTGCTGGCTTGGCAAGAGAGACAAGCAGTTGATGAGCGAACAATTGGGGATTTATTCTATTTGATGAATGATGCGTTGCCGGATTTGGCGTTTGAAGAAGCATTGGTCTACCTGCTAAGTGCCCTAAAAGCAGTTAAAGAAGAAATAACTACAGAAGTCGAGCGGATAATAAATAATTTTATTAAATTACTGCCAGGATTTATTCAAAAGCAGCTGCAGAGAAGCGTTTAAAATATAATTAAGAACCAAAAAAGCCAGACTCAATAAGGAATCTGGCTAGTTTTACTGCTTTCAAGTTTCAGGTTATAATAAAACAGCGTAGAAAAGTTAAAAAGGGCGGTGGCTACCGTTTGAAAGAAGATGATGCTTATGGCATTCAATGGACTAATAATCCAATTTCTTAGTAGAAAGGTAGTCATTGTGAGTGGATACGAAGTAGCAACATTAGTGTTGTTATCAGTTACGTTTCTCATTGATTTGTTGACGTATATCGACAATCGCAAGAAATAGTCGCAAACAAAAACGCCCTGAATAATAACTTGGTAGTTACAGGACGTATTTGTTTCAAATATTGTTTGGTAGCCACCGTCCTTTGAAGACGGTTCTACGTTGAGAAGCTCTATTAACAGTAGAGCTTCTTTTGCTTTACACTGGTATTGTAGCATGTTTAAAAGTGGTATGCAATTTTGATATTATTTTTATTATAAAATTGAAATCGCTTTATATGTATGCTAAAGTGACGATATTCTGATATTTGATTTTGTAAGTATCAATATAGTAAATGATAGGTAAAACTGTTAAGGATGATTATATTAAACTGGCACTTAAAAAGGATGGTAAGCTCAAGTTGATTCTTAAAGGTGCTACGGAACTAAAAAATGATCAAAAAATTGGTGTTGTTTCAGTGATATATATAACTAGGGATGTAGAGTTAGCAAAAAAGCAATTTGAAAAATTAACTAAACATAAAGAAAATGATGATTTTTATATGATCTATAGTTGTGATGAGGATACATA
This DNA window, taken from Lactobacillus sp. ESL0684, encodes the following:
- a CDS encoding transposase, with the protein product MNSIPQFNQEKDTSSLISSFTKLIGLADLSKQVNFKRHSLVSLLMVVKWLIQSRFARKSLYRFDQPAEFTSKTGRNILNDGRINWQKLLCLAAAKLIKVLKPVIDKRRRLALIVDDTLLARSYSKKAELLAKVYDHNEHKYVNGYRGLTVGWSDGNTFLPVNFALMSTKRKQNLLGSKATTTDNRSIAGRRRTQAQRQMNDVTVELLKQAINEGVPADYVLFDSWFASPKMFWQLKQLGLDSVSMLKLSKKVYYCYRGRLYDVKSLYERLAGSKLKAKDDYLYSCVVEAEYQGHSFPIRLVYVTKRGNKGKYLVLATTRYQLQPKEVIQLYGRRWQIETYFKAAKQYLALDKSQIQSYDGQCGYFAITALTYDLLAWQERQAVDERTIGDLFYLMNDALPDLAFEEALVYLLSALKAVKEEITTEVERIINNFIKLLPGFIQKQLQRSV